Below is a genomic region from bacterium.
CCTGCTGTACTTACTACCTCCCTTATATCTCGTTTTTCTACTTTACCTACAATAACTTGAATAGCGGGCTCCTCCACCTGTTTTTCAACTGTCTTTACTTCCTTCTTTCTCAACACGGCCGATATAATTATCAGAAAAATAATGGCTGCCACCCCATAAAGTATCTTTTTTTTATTCATCAGTCCCTCCATGTTCCAGATGCTCTTTCAAGTTCTGCATATGCTAATTGGTATTCATATAAAGCGTTATAAAGCCCATTCCTCGCTTCTGTTAAAGATGTGTCTGCATCTAAAATATCTGTGGTCGTTGCCATCCCTTCTTCATAAAGGAGTTCAGCAACCCTAAGATTTTCTTCTGCAAGTTCTATCTGCTTTTCACACTGGCTTACCTTTTGCTCTGCAGATAGG
It encodes:
- a CDS encoding TolC family protein gives rise to the protein LSAEQKVSQCEKQIELAEENLRVAELLYEEGMATTTDILDADTSLTEARNGLYNALYEYQLAYAELERASGTWRD